The DNA segment CACCCCGAGGGTGGGCCAGCCCGAGAGCCACCCGTCGATCCGCGCCCCGATCTCCGCCGGCCCGAGCCCTTGGCCGGAGATGGACCATCCCCTCGGCCAGGCGTGCGGCGCGCCGGCGGCGCGCAGGGTGAACGCGAGCTCGTCGGGCGGCATGATCTCCCCGCCCTGGAGCTGCCGCTCGACGTTGCGCTGGGCGACGGCGGCGAGCGCCGTGTCCGCGCTGCCGCAGCGCGCCGCGAGCGCGGCGATCTCCGGCGAGACCGCCCTCGGGGGCTGTGGCGAGCGCGTCGTCGCCTCCCACGTGAGCGCCGGCGGCTCCGCTGCCGCCGCGCCCGCGGAGGCGAGCGCCGCGCCGAGCACCCCGCTGGCCCACCATGACCGCATTCGACTCGGCTAGCAGGTTTCCCGCCCCGGCGCTCGTTCACCCGCGTTCCCCGCATCCACCTGCGTCGCCGCGAAAGCCGCGCATTCCCGCGGGCGGCTCGTGCTACCGTGGCCGTCGCGCAGCATGGCTGAGGTCTCCAAGGCCGCGAAGGTCGGCGTGATGACGATCGTGCTCGCGGGCGCGGCCTACGGCGGCTACCGCTTCGTCTCGCGCGACGTCGGCGGCGGGAGCGGCTACCGGGTCTGGGCCACGCTGCCCGACGCGATCGGCGTATCGCCGCAGTCGCGGGTGATGATCTCGGGCATCCAGGTCGGCGTCGTCGACAAGATCTCGCTCTACAACGGCCAGGCGCGCATCGACATCAAGATGAGCCCCGACGTCCCGCTCTACGAGGACGCGGCCATCGGCAAGCGCGCGACGAGCCTCATCGGCGAGTCGTTCGTCGTGCTCTCGCCCGGCACCGAGGGCAAGCCGCGCATCCCCGACGAGGGGAGGGTCCTCTATTACATCGACGAGCCGACGATCCAGTCGATGCAGGGGCAGGTCGCCGAGATCCTGAAGGACGTCAAGACGGTCACCGAGACGCTGAGGAACACCGTCGGCTCCGAGAACGGGCAGGAGCGGCTCGCCCAGATCCTCGACAACCTCGCCGAGGTCACCGAGCAGATGAACGCGACCGTGCGCGAGAACCGCGCCGGCGTCACGCAGACGATCAACAACATCAACCAGATCACCGGCGAGTCCGGCCCGCGCCTGCGGGAGATCCTGCGCAACGTCGAGCAGGTGACCCGCGACATCCGCACGATGACGGCCGCGGCCGAGGTGCCCGGCCGGAACGGCCAGCCCGGGGAGCTCCGCAGCGCCGCGGAGCGCGTGGGCCGCGCGACCGAGAGCCTCGAGTCGGCGCTGAAGCACGTGGACAGCGTCGCCGCGCGCGTCGACCGCGGGGAGGGGACGCTCGGCCGCATCACCCGGGACGAGACGCTGATCAACGAGGTCGAGACGGTCGTCGAGAACGTCGGCGAGCTCGTCGGCGGGCTCAGCCGGTTCCAGACCGTTGTCGGGCTGCGGACCGACTACAACTTCCTGGCGAACACCATCAAGAGCTACGTCGAGCTCAGGCTCCAGCCGGCGGAGGACAAGTACTACGTCGTCGAGCTGGTGAACGACCCGCGCGGCAAGACGGACTTCCAGCAGATCGACATCGACACGA comes from the Sorangium aterium genome and includes:
- a CDS encoding MlaD family protein, producing the protein MAEVSKAAKVGVMTIVLAGAAYGGYRFVSRDVGGGSGYRVWATLPDAIGVSPQSRVMISGIQVGVVDKISLYNGQARIDIKMSPDVPLYEDAAIGKRATSLIGESFVVLSPGTEGKPRIPDEGRVLYYIDEPTIQSMQGQVAEILKDVKTVTETLRNTVGSENGQERLAQILDNLAEVTEQMNATVRENRAGVTQTINNINQITGESGPRLREILRNVEQVTRDIRTMTAAAEVPGRNGQPGELRSAAERVGRATESLESALKHVDSVAARVDRGEGTLGRITRDETLINEVETVVENVGELVGGLSRFQTVVGLRTDYNFLANTIKSYVELRLQPAEDKYYVVELVNDPRGKTDFQQIDIDTTNPNEPAHYREVRTITTNAFRFSFQFAKRLGPFTGRFGIKESTGGLGLDLHLLDDRFELRQDLFGFGEELSPRWRVALAYEFIRKLWLLGGMDDILNADRRDYFIGLQLRFNDADLKTVLPFAPSSF